Proteins from a single region of Xyrauchen texanus isolate HMW12.3.18 chromosome 7, RBS_HiC_50CHRs, whole genome shotgun sequence:
- the LOC127646800 gene encoding probable G-protein coupled receptor 34, producing the protein MTTIWPMKRFINHTISAPNSTATPTSCPHVEDENLRVPLAVLYSLIFLFGLAGNVLALWVFLFLHSRKNSVRVFLINAAFADLLLIVCLPFRVFYHARGNRWTLGPRMCTVVGNLFYMNMYVSIMLLGLISLDRYLKIFGVRRFWCCCRLRWLRGSRWSRVACGLLWTCSLVMVVPMIALPEAKGGAGKCFQYRKRTEARGKAYFNYFLVAVFWLVYVVLLVSYGRIAQKLLRASQDKPDLPNAMRYSRTAKKSFVVPLLFTICFVPYHTFRCFYVWSQLSNISCDTQRFIDRTNEVVLLFSALNSCLDPVMYFMLSGSVRKATIQAFSRFVCSHHEPSATNSSTTEFRRTSVSQASTAAVLATSRGSLGLIKNLHCKPGIINTAEGNTYTGANSDFTVGLGKDMSDQ; encoded by the coding sequence ATGACAACCATTTGGCCGATGAAACGCTTCATCAATCACACCATCAGTGCACCGAACAGCACCGCGACACCCACATCCTGTCCTCATGTGGAAGATGAGAACTTGCGGGTTCCTCTGGCGGTCCTCTACTCCCTCATCTTCCTGTTTGGCCTGGCAGGAAACGTGCTCGCTTTGTGGgtcttcctcttcctccactcGCGCAAAAATTCGGTTCGCGTCTTCCTCATCAACGCGGCCTTCGCCGACCTGTTGCTCATCGTTTGCCTTCCGTTCCGTGTGTTCTACCACGCTCGGGGGAACCGCTGGACGCTGGGGCCGCGGATGTGTACGGTGGTGGGTAACCTCTTCTACATGAACATGTACGTGAGCATCATGCTGTTGGGTCTCATCAGTCTGGATCGCTATCTGAAGATCTTCGGCGTGAGGAGATTCTGGTGCTGCTGCAGGCTGCGCTGGCTCAGAGGAAGTCGCTGGAGTCGGGTGGCATGTGGGCTGCTGTGGACGTGCTCTCTGGTGATGGTGGTGCCCATGATCGCTCTACCCGAGGCCAAAGGAGGAGCAGGAAAGTGTTTCCAGTACAGGAAGAGGACGGAGGCCCGAGGGAAAGCCTATTTCAACTATTTCCTGGTGGCCGTCTTTTGGTTGGTGTATGTGGTGCTGCTGGTATCGTACGGACGGATCGCACAAAAACTGCTGCGAGCTTCACAGGACAAACCCGACCTGCCCAACGCTATGCGTTACAGCCGCACGGCAAAGAAGTCCTTCGTGGTTCCGCTTCTGTTCACCATCTGCTTTGTACCGTACCACACTTTCAGGTGCTTCTACGTGTGGTCGCAGCTCAGCAACATCTCCTGTGACACACAACGGTTCATTGACCGCACGAATGAAGTGGTGCTGCTGTTTTCCGCGCTCAACAGCTGCCTGGACCCGGTGATGTACTTCATGCTGTCTGGATCGGTGCGCAAGGCTACCATACAGGCCTTTTCAAGGTTCGTCTGTTCGCACCACGAACCCTCAGCGACCAACAGCTCCACCACTGAGTTCAGGAGAACATCTGTATCGCAGGCGTCCACCGCTGCAGTGCTGGCCACATCGAGAGGGAGTTTGGGTCTGATCAAGAACCTGCACTGTAAACCCGGCATCATTAACACTGCTGAAGGAAACACCTATACTGGAGCAAACAGCGATTTCACAGTAGGACTGGGTAAAGATATGTCTGATCAATAa